A window from Clostridia bacterium encodes these proteins:
- a CDS encoding nuclear transport factor 2 family protein: MAGVLSALCYSGFAKSKERPSAGTEQAVMRIERELLNALLKGDATASERYLADTYVFTGPDGTSLDGAKVQVYGNTAVVTYSSNDKGTYKGKDISGRTCGSRTHASTVWPVANRGVARFHAAEVTGDGMAGRRWGPKTGHIHSGPRPTNRVAGSLTASPTRMRRPVGPAGVPAGIATLS, encoded by the coding sequence TTGGCTGGGGTCTTGAGCGCGCTGTGCTATTCGGGCTTCGCGAAATCGAAGGAACGGCCTTCGGCCGGCACAGAGCAGGCCGTGATGCGCATTGAGCGCGAGTTGTTGAACGCGCTTTTGAAGGGCGACGCTACCGCAAGCGAACGCTACTTGGCCGACACGTATGTGTTTACAGGGCCCGACGGGACATCGCTCGACGGCGCGAAGGTGCAGGTCTACGGCAACACGGCGGTCGTTACCTACAGCAGCAACGATAAGGGCACGTACAAGGGAAAGGATATCAGCGGAAGGACTTGTGGTTCACGAACACATGCGTCCACCGTGTGGCCGGTGGCAAATCGTGGCGTCGCACGGTTCCATGCTGCCGAAGTAACCGGGGACGGCATGGCCGGGCGGCGGTGGGGCCCAAAAACGGGGCACATTCACTCCGGACCGCGGCCGACAAATAGAGTCGCGGGTTCGCTTACAGCTTCACCGACGCGGATGCGCAGGCCGGTGGGTCCCGCCGGCGTTCCGGCCGGTATTGCCACATTGAGCTGA